From one bacterium genomic stretch:
- the glnA gene encoding type I glutamate--ammonia ligase, whose product MSDHKLSANQEVTKEYILKMASDNNVRFIHLWFTDVLGSLKSFSININELENALEGGMGFDGSSIQGYARIDESDMIAMPDITTFRILPESPGEVTVAQMFCDIYEPDGIPYKGDPRGVLKRNLKRATDQGYTFYVGPELEYFYFKSSHGRPEVLDQGGYFDQTTLDLASDLRKETVLALEKMGIAVEYSHHEVAPSQHEIDLRYTDALTMADHAMTYRLIVKEIAMKHGIYATFMPKPLMGQNGSGMHTHQSLFQGDKNIFFDPHDKYHLSREGKAYIAGILKHAPEFTSIICQWVNSYKRLVPGYEAPVYISWARRNRSTLVRVPMYKPGKEKATRIELRCPDPACNPYLAFAVMLAAGLEGMEKGYEIPEPIEEDIFEMSAAERKRRGIDSLPGDLYEAVCLTEKSELVKRALGDHIFEKFIENKKIEWEQYRTWVTNYEIDRYLPIL is encoded by the coding sequence TAAGGAGTACATCTTGAAGATGGCCTCCGATAACAATGTCAGGTTTATTCACCTCTGGTTTACCGATGTATTAGGATCACTCAAAAGCTTTTCGATTAATATCAACGAGCTGGAAAATGCCCTGGAAGGCGGCATGGGCTTTGACGGATCTTCCATTCAGGGATATGCACGCATCGATGAAAGTGACATGATAGCCATGCCGGATATTACTACCTTCCGGATTCTGCCTGAAAGTCCGGGAGAGGTTACGGTCGCCCAGATGTTCTGTGATATATACGAGCCCGATGGCATCCCCTATAAAGGTGATCCGCGAGGCGTGCTGAAAAGAAATCTTAAGCGGGCAACGGATCAGGGATACACTTTTTACGTAGGGCCTGAGCTTGAATACTTTTATTTCAAATCCAGCCACGGGAGGCCGGAAGTACTGGACCAGGGGGGGTACTTCGATCAGACAACCCTCGATCTGGCCTCCGACCTGCGGAAAGAAACCGTGTTAGCTCTTGAGAAGATGGGAATAGCCGTGGAATACTCTCACCATGAGGTAGCTCCCTCGCAGCACGAAATCGACCTGCGGTATACCGATGCCCTCACTATGGCCGATCATGCCATGACCTACCGGCTGATAGTCAAGGAAATAGCCATGAAGCATGGAATTTATGCCACTTTTATGCCGAAACCTCTGATGGGCCAGAATGGCAGTGGCATGCATACCCACCAATCGTTATTTCAAGGCGATAAGAATATTTTCTTCGATCCTCATGACAAATACCACCTCTCGCGGGAAGGAAAAGCCTATATTGCCGGTATCCTGAAGCACGCCCCTGAGTTTACCTCTATCATCTGCCAGTGGGTCAATTCATACAAGAGACTGGTTCCCGGCTATGAAGCTCCTGTTTACATCTCCTGGGCAAGAAGAAACAGATCGACCCTGGTCAGGGTTCCGATGTATAAACCGGGTAAAGAGAAAGCGACCCGCATCGAGCTTCGCTGTCCTGATCCTGCCTGTAATCCGTATCTGGCCTTTGCGGTGATGCTGGCCGCAGGTCTTGAGGGTATGGAAAAAGGATATGAGATACCGGAGCCCATCGAAGAGGATATTTTCGAGATGAGTGCGGCTGAGCGGAAAAGAAGGGGTATCGACTCTCTGCCGGGAGACCTGTACGAAGCTGTATGCCTGACAGAAAAAAGTGAACTGGTAAAGAGGGCGCTTGGGGATCATATCTTTGAAAAGTTTATTGAAAATAAGAAGATCGAATGGGAGCAATACCGGACCTGGGTGACTAATTATGAAATCGACCGGTATTTACCTATCTTATAG